CCTCTCGCTACTGTTCGCGCTCGTCGTGTTCGTCGCGCTCGCGTTTTACGCGGACGCGCCGCGCCTGCTCGGCGCATTCGAGCGATTCGATTGGCGTTTCCTGCCGCTCGCGCTCGGTGTGACGCTGCTGAATTATCTTTTGCGTTTCGCGCGTTGGCACTATTACTTACGCGTGCTCAAGATTCACAATCTCACACGCCGCGATTCGTTCCTGATTTTCTTGACGGGCTTTAGTTTGACGATGACACCGGGGAAACTCGGCGAATTGTTGAAATCACTTTTACTCAAAACCAAGTGCGACACACCGATCAGTTACTCCGCGCCGATCATCGCCATCGAGCGACTGACCGACGCGCTGGGCATGGTGATCCTCGCCGCCGTCGGGTTGACCTTCTTTCCGGAATTCGGCATCGGCGCGCTCATTGCGCTGCTCGCGGTGATCGTCGCGTTCGTCGTCATCGTGCAACAACGCGCGCTTGCCGAGCGGCTATTCGTGTTGGGCACGCGCGTGCGCGTCCTCGCGCGTTTTGTCGGCGTCGCGCGCAATCTGTACGAAAGCGCGTACCTCCTTTTGCAACTCAAGCCGCTTGCCTTCGCGATTGGGATCGCGGTTGCCGCGTGGTTCGCCGAGTGCGTCGCGTTCTTTTTCGTGTTGATGGGCGTCGGACTCGCGCCCAGCCCATTGCTTTTGCTTCAAGCGACGTTCATCTACGCGGCGGCATCGCTCTTCGGCGCGGCGATGATGACGCCGGGCGGTCTCGGCGCGACCGAAGGCGGCATGGCGCTCCTGCTCGAACAGATCGTCGCCATCGCACGCGAGAGCGCGGTCGCCGCGAC
This Chloroflexota bacterium DNA region includes the following protein-coding sequences:
- a CDS encoding flippase-like domain-containing protein, with the protein product MQNLRRRVILSLLFALVVFVALAFYADAPRLLGAFERFDWRFLPLALGVTLLNYLLRFARWHYYLRVLKIHNLTRRDSFLIFLTGFSLTMTPGKLGELLKSLLLKTKCDTPISYSAPIIAIERLTDALGMVILAAVGLTFFPEFGIGALIALLAVIVAFVVIVQQRALAERLFVLGTRVRVLARFVGVARNLYESAYLLLQLKPLAFAIGIAVAAWFAECVAFFFVLMGVGLAPSPLLLLQATFIYAAASLFGAAMMTPGGLGATEGGMALLLEQIVAIARESAVAATLIVRLCTLWFAVLLGVIALLLIGLPPSEANKNVPTTG